A single Streptomyces mirabilis DNA region contains:
- a CDS encoding LacI family DNA-binding transcriptional regulator, translating into MATMVDVAAHAGVSVATVSHVLNDTRPVLPHTRQAVLDAIDALGYTPNTLARSLVTARTRSIGLAVSAISNPYFTEILQGVEAGALEHGYGLLLADPHDDPQHERKVVQLLHERRVDGLIVAPSADPDALLRYLGQHNVPTVFLDRLVEAPAGHPFRFDQVCAENAEPMAQLVGHLAERGHRRIGLVAGLPGLSTTNERISGYRHGLAGAGLPYDERLVAHGDSEATAAERATDALLSLAAPPTALVTGNNAMTIGALRALREHDLSVPDDLALCCFDDFAWADLFAPRLTAISQPSKEIGAQAVRLLLERLASPDHPARTVRLPCAFVHRTSCGCAEPPRTSGATHTDLSQKSPAKGSLS; encoded by the coding sequence ATGGCAACGATGGTCGACGTGGCGGCGCACGCGGGAGTGTCCGTGGCGACCGTCTCCCATGTGCTCAACGACACGCGCCCTGTGCTGCCCCACACCCGCCAGGCCGTCCTGGACGCCATCGACGCGCTCGGCTACACGCCCAACACCCTGGCCCGTTCCCTGGTCACCGCACGCACCCGGTCCATCGGCCTCGCGGTGTCGGCGATCAGCAACCCGTACTTCACGGAGATCCTCCAGGGCGTCGAGGCGGGCGCCCTGGAGCACGGATACGGGCTGCTCCTCGCCGATCCCCACGACGACCCCCAGCACGAGCGGAAGGTCGTCCAGCTGCTGCACGAGCGACGCGTCGACGGTCTGATCGTCGCGCCCTCCGCCGATCCGGACGCACTCCTGCGCTACCTGGGGCAGCACAACGTGCCGACCGTCTTCCTGGACCGCCTGGTCGAGGCCCCGGCCGGTCACCCCTTCCGCTTCGACCAGGTCTGCGCCGAGAACGCCGAGCCGATGGCACAGCTGGTCGGGCATCTCGCCGAACGGGGTCACCGGCGCATCGGACTCGTCGCGGGCCTGCCCGGGCTCAGCACCACCAACGAGCGGATCTCCGGCTACCGCCACGGCCTCGCGGGCGCCGGGCTCCCCTACGACGAACGGCTCGTGGCACACGGCGACTCCGAGGCGACGGCCGCCGAACGTGCCACCGACGCGCTGCTGTCCCTGGCGGCGCCCCCGACCGCGCTGGTCACCGGAAACAACGCGATGACCATCGGCGCCCTGCGCGCCCTGCGCGAACACGATCTGTCCGTGCCGGACGACCTGGCGCTGTGCTGCTTCGACGACTTCGCGTGGGCGGATCTGTTCGCACCCCGGCTGACCGCGATCTCCCAGCCCAGCAAGGAGATCGGCGCGCAGGCCGTCCGGCTGCTCCTGGAACGGCTCGCCTCGCCGGACCACCCGGCCCGCACCGTGCGACTCCCCTGCGCCTTCGTCCACCGCACCTCGTGCGGCTGCGCCGAGCCCCCCAGGACGTCGGGGGCCACCCACACCGACCTGAGTCAGAAGAGTCCCGCGAAAGGATCCCTGTCGTGA
- a CDS encoding Rieske (2Fe-2S) protein — MPARRTVLRGAALAPVAGIALSACSGGSGGGTPATPTAPVDLGAESEIAKGGAKLYREENVVVSRAENGSLKAFSTICTHAGCAINKLQGTTLICPCHGSEFDAATGKVLQAPATVALKELSVEAKGGRIVAGP; from the coding sequence ATGCCTGCCCGCCGTACCGTCCTGCGAGGAGCGGCGCTCGCCCCGGTCGCCGGGATCGCCCTCAGTGCCTGCTCCGGCGGCAGCGGTGGCGGGACGCCGGCGACGCCGACCGCGCCGGTCGACCTGGGCGCGGAGAGCGAGATCGCCAAGGGCGGCGCCAAGCTGTACCGGGAAGAGAACGTCGTGGTCAGCCGCGCCGAGAACGGCTCCCTGAAGGCGTTCAGCACGATCTGCACGCACGCCGGGTGCGCCATCAACAAGCTTCAGGGCACGACGCTCATCTGCCCGTGCCACGGCAGCGAATTCGACGCGGCGACGGGCAAGGTGCTGCAGGCCCCGGCCACCGTGGCGCTGAAGGAGCTGTCCGTGGAGGCCAAGGGCGGCAGGATCGTCGCGGGTCCCTGA
- the uvrC gene encoding excinuclease ABC subunit UvrC, with product MADPSSYRPKPGQIPDSPGVYKFRDEHRRVIYVGKAKSLRQRLASYFQDLAGLHPRTRTMVTTAASVEWTVVSTEVEALQLEYSWIKEFDPRFNVKYRDDKSYPYLAVTMNEEFPRVQVMRGHKRKGVRYFGPYGHAWAIRDTVDLLLRVFPVRTCSAGVFKNAARTGRPCLLGYIGKCSAPCVGRVSAEEHLDLAEEFCDFMAGRTGTYIRRLEKQMTDAAEEMEYERAARLRDDIEALKKAMEKNAVVLADATDADLMAVAEDELEAAVQIFHVRGGRVRGQRGWVTDKVEAVTTGDLVEHALQQLYGEERGDSVPKEVLVPALPDPVEPVQEWLTERRGSNVSLRIPQRGDKKALMETVQRNALQALGLHKTKRASDLTTRSRALEEIAVALDLDSAPLRIECYDISHLQGDDVVASMVVFEDGLQRKSEYRRFQIKGFEGQDDVRSMHEVITRRFRRYLAEKERTGEWTDGEDVSTDGASTENATLGNATPATATLESDTTGNTFAGNAFTEEDGRPKRFAYPPQLVVVDGGQPQVAAAKRALDELGIDDIAVCGLAKRLEEVWLPHEDDPVVLPRTSEGLYLLQRVRDEAHRFAITYQRTKRAKRFKASPLDEVPGLGETRKQALIKHFGSVKKLRSASIDQICEVPGIGRKTAEAVAVALAQAAPAAPAVNTATGEIMEDEEAGASVTTTGSPEEPVSAGASHERRGQET from the coding sequence ATGGCCGACCCCTCCAGCTACCGCCCCAAGCCGGGACAGATCCCGGACTCTCCCGGGGTGTACAAATTCCGCGACGAGCACCGCCGGGTGATCTACGTCGGAAAGGCGAAAAGCCTGCGCCAGCGCCTGGCCAGCTACTTCCAGGACCTGGCGGGCCTCCACCCCCGCACCCGCACCATGGTCACCACGGCCGCGTCCGTGGAGTGGACAGTGGTGTCCACGGAGGTCGAGGCACTGCAGCTGGAGTACTCCTGGATCAAGGAGTTCGACCCCCGGTTCAACGTCAAGTACCGCGACGACAAGAGCTACCCCTACCTCGCGGTGACGATGAACGAGGAGTTCCCGCGGGTGCAGGTGATGCGCGGCCACAAGCGCAAGGGCGTGCGCTATTTCGGTCCGTACGGGCACGCGTGGGCGATCCGCGACACCGTCGACCTGCTGCTGCGCGTCTTCCCGGTCCGCACCTGCTCGGCGGGCGTCTTCAAGAACGCCGCCCGCACCGGCCGCCCCTGCCTCCTGGGCTACATCGGCAAGTGCTCCGCCCCCTGTGTCGGGCGGGTCTCCGCCGAGGAACACCTTGACCTGGCCGAGGAGTTCTGCGACTTCATGGCCGGCCGTACGGGGACGTACATCCGCCGCCTCGAGAAGCAGATGACGGACGCGGCCGAGGAGATGGAGTACGAGCGGGCGGCCCGTCTGCGCGACGACATCGAGGCCCTGAAGAAGGCCATGGAGAAGAACGCGGTCGTGCTCGCCGACGCGACCGACGCCGACCTGATGGCCGTCGCCGAGGACGAGCTGGAAGCCGCCGTGCAGATCTTCCACGTGCGTGGCGGCCGGGTGCGCGGCCAGCGCGGCTGGGTCACCGACAAGGTGGAGGCCGTCACCACTGGTGACCTGGTCGAACACGCGCTGCAGCAGCTCTACGGGGAGGAGAGGGGCGACTCCGTCCCCAAGGAGGTGCTCGTCCCGGCACTGCCCGACCCCGTGGAGCCCGTCCAGGAGTGGCTGACCGAGCGCCGCGGGTCGAACGTGTCCCTGCGCATTCCGCAGCGCGGCGACAAGAAGGCGCTCATGGAGACCGTGCAACGCAACGCGCTCCAGGCGCTCGGCCTGCACAAGACCAAGCGCGCCTCCGACCTGACCACCCGCTCGCGCGCGCTGGAGGAGATCGCCGTAGCCCTCGACCTGGACAGTGCCCCGCTCCGGATCGAGTGCTACGACATCTCGCACCTCCAGGGTGACGACGTGGTCGCCTCCATGGTCGTCTTCGAGGACGGGCTGCAGCGCAAGAGCGAGTACCGGCGCTTCCAGATCAAGGGCTTCGAGGGCCAGGACGACGTCCGCTCCATGCACGAGGTGATCACCCGCCGTTTCAGGCGCTATCTCGCCGAGAAGGAGCGGACGGGCGAGTGGACGGACGGCGAGGACGTCTCCACCGACGGGGCCTCCACCGAAAACGCCACCCTGGGGAACGCCACTCCGGCGACCGCCACTCTGGAGAGTGACACCACGGGGAACACCTTCGCGGGGAACGCCTTCACCGAGGAGGACGGCCGCCCCAAGCGCTTCGCCTACCCTCCGCAGCTCGTCGTCGTCGACGGAGGCCAGCCGCAGGTCGCGGCGGCCAAGAGGGCCCTCGACGAACTGGGCATCGACGACATCGCCGTCTGCGGCCTCGCCAAGCGTCTGGAGGAGGTCTGGCTGCCGCACGAGGACGACCCGGTGGTGCTGCCCCGCACCAGTGAGGGGCTGTACCTGCTCCAGCGGGTCCGTGACGAGGCCCACCGCTTCGCCATCACCTACCAGCGCACCAAGCGCGCCAAGCGTTTCAAGGCGAGCCCGCTGGACGAGGTGCCGGGCCTCGGCGAGACCCGCAAGCAGGCGCTGATCAAGCACTTCGGCTCGGTGAAAAAGCTGCGATCCGCGTCCATCGACCAGATCTGCGAGGTCCCTGGCATAGGCCGCAAGACCGCCGAGGCAGTCGCCGTGGCCCTCGCCCAGGCGGCTCCGGCCGCACCCGCCGTGAACACGGCGACTGGAGAGATCATGGAAGACGAGGAAGCCGGGGCGTCCGTCACCACCACGGGCTCCCCGGAGGAGCCCGTGTCCGCGGGCGCCTCACACGAGCGACGGGGGCAGGAGACATGA
- the rapZ gene encoding RNase adapter RapZ, protein METPAVPEAAIPELVIISGMSGAGRSTAAKCLEDLGWFVVDNLPPALIPTMVELGARSQGNVARIAVVVDVRGRRFFDNLRESLADLEAKNVTRRIVFLESSDEALVRRFESVRRPHPLQGDGRIVDGIDAERELLRELRGDADLVIDTSSLNVHELRAKMDAQFAGEEEPELRATVMSFGFKYGLPVDADLVVDMRFLPNPHWVPELRPFTGLNEEVSAYVFNQPGAKEFLDRYTELLQLIAAGYRREGKRYVTIAVGCTGGKHRSVATSEKLAARLASQGVETVVVHRDMGRE, encoded by the coding sequence ATGGAGACGCCCGCGGTGCCCGAAGCCGCCATCCCCGAGCTGGTGATCATCTCCGGGATGTCCGGGGCGGGCCGGTCGACGGCCGCCAAGTGTCTGGAGGACCTCGGCTGGTTCGTCGTCGACAACCTGCCGCCCGCGCTGATCCCCACGATGGTGGAGCTCGGCGCCCGCTCGCAGGGCAACGTGGCGAGGATCGCGGTCGTCGTCGACGTACGGGGCCGCCGCTTCTTCGACAACCTCCGTGAGTCCCTCGCCGACCTGGAGGCGAAGAACGTCACCCGCCGGATCGTTTTCCTGGAGTCCTCCGACGAGGCACTGGTGCGCCGCTTCGAGTCCGTGCGCCGTCCCCACCCCCTCCAGGGCGACGGCCGTATCGTCGACGGCATCGACGCCGAGCGCGAGCTGCTGCGTGAGCTGCGCGGCGACGCCGACCTGGTCATCGACACCTCCAGCCTGAACGTGCACGAGCTGCGCGCCAAGATGGACGCCCAGTTCGCAGGCGAGGAGGAGCCCGAGCTGCGGGCCACCGTCATGTCCTTCGGCTTCAAGTACGGCCTTCCGGTCGACGCCGACCTGGTCGTGGACATGCGCTTCCTGCCCAACCCGCACTGGGTACCGGAGCTGCGCCCCTTCACCGGCCTGAACGAGGAGGTGTCGGCGTACGTCTTCAACCAGCCCGGCGCCAAGGAGTTCCTCGACCGCTACACCGAGCTGCTCCAGCTCATCGCCGCCGGCTACCGCCGCGAGGGCAAGCGCTATGTGACCATCGCGGTCGGCTGCACCGGCGGCAAGCACCGTTCGGTCGCGACCTCCGAGAAGCTCGCCGCTCGCCTCGCCTCGCAGGGCGTGGAGACCGTGGTCGTCCACCGGGACATGGGGCGCGAGTGA
- a CDS encoding gluconeogenesis factor YvcK family protein: protein MTGRAALRLSRLRRVASEGRGDRPAEARGGKPRRRGAQPKVVALGGGMGLSASLAALRRITGDLTAVVTVADDGGSSGRLRDELGVLPPGDLRKALAALCGDDDWGQTWARVIQHRFQSQGDLHEHAVGNLLIVALWEQLGDHVQALDLVGRLLGAHGRVLPMSAVPLELQALVKGHDPERPEDVETVRGQATVALTPGEVQSVHVVPADPPAVPEAVAAVLDADWVVLGPGSWFSSVIPHLLVPELLDALTETKARRVLSLNLAPQPGETEGFSPQRHLEVLGRHAPKLALDVVLADEAAVPDRDSLTDAAKRFGAAVELAPVARTDGSPRHDPELLAAAYDRIFRMHGRIGPWR, encoded by the coding sequence GTGACCGGACGTGCCGCTCTGCGGCTGAGCAGGCTGCGCCGGGTCGCCTCCGAGGGACGCGGCGACAGGCCCGCCGAGGCGCGCGGCGGGAAGCCGCGCCGCCGCGGTGCCCAGCCCAAGGTCGTCGCCCTCGGCGGCGGCATGGGGCTGTCCGCCTCGCTCGCCGCGCTGCGCCGGATCACCGGCGACCTCACCGCCGTCGTCACCGTGGCCGACGACGGCGGTTCCAGCGGGCGCCTGCGCGACGAGCTGGGCGTGCTGCCGCCCGGCGACCTGCGCAAGGCCCTGGCCGCGCTGTGCGGCGACGACGACTGGGGCCAGACCTGGGCCCGCGTCATCCAGCACCGCTTCCAGTCCCAGGGCGATCTGCACGAGCACGCGGTCGGCAATCTGCTGATCGTCGCCCTGTGGGAACAGCTCGGCGACCATGTCCAGGCCCTGGACCTGGTCGGCAGGCTCCTCGGCGCGCACGGCCGGGTGCTGCCCATGTCCGCCGTACCCCTGGAGCTTCAGGCCCTGGTCAAGGGGCACGACCCGGAACGGCCCGAGGACGTGGAAACGGTACGGGGACAGGCGACCGTGGCCCTCACCCCCGGCGAGGTGCAGTCCGTGCACGTCGTCCCCGCCGACCCGCCGGCCGTCCCCGAGGCCGTGGCGGCGGTCCTCGACGCGGACTGGGTGGTCCTTGGCCCCGGCTCCTGGTTCTCCTCGGTGATTCCTCACCTTCTCGTGCCCGAGCTCCTCGATGCGCTCACCGAGACGAAGGCGCGCCGGGTACTCTCCCTGAACCTCGCCCCGCAGCCCGGAGAAACCGAGGGCTTCTCTCCGCAGCGTCATTTGGAGGTTTTGGGACGACACGCCCCTAAACTCGCCCTGGACGTGGTGCTGGCCGACGAGGCTGCCGTGCCCGATCGCGACTCACTCACCGACGCCGCCAAGCGGTTCGGCGCCGCGGTCGAGCTGGCGCCGGTGGCCCGGACCGACGGATCTCCGCGGCACGACCCGGAGCTGTTGGCCGCCGCGTACGACCGTATTTTTCGGATGCATGGAAGGATCGGCCCATGGCGATGA
- the whiA gene encoding DNA-binding protein WhiA: MAMTAAVKDEISRLPVTRTCCRKAEVSAILRFAGGLHLVSGRIVIEAELDTAMAARRLKRDILEIFGHSSELIVMAPGGLRRGSRYVVRVVAGGDQLARQTGLVDGRGRPIRGLPPQVVSGATCDAEAAWRGAFLAHGSLTEPGRSSSLEVTCPGPEAALALVGAARRLSIAAKAREVRGVDRVVVRDGDAIGALLTRLGAHESVLAWEERRMRREVRATANRLANFDDANLRRSARAAVAAGARVQRALEILADEVPEHLAAAGRLRMEHKQASLEELGALADPPLTKDAVAGRIRRLLAMADKRAQDLGIPGTESNLTEEMADNLAG, from the coding sequence ATGGCGATGACGGCAGCGGTGAAGGATGAAATTTCCCGGCTCCCCGTCACCCGGACCTGCTGCAGAAAGGCGGAGGTCTCCGCCATTCTGCGGTTCGCCGGCGGCCTCCACCTGGTGAGCGGCCGGATTGTGATCGAGGCGGAGCTGGACACCGCGATGGCGGCGCGCCGGCTGAAGCGGGACATTCTGGAGATTTTCGGCCACAGCTCCGAACTGATCGTGATGGCGCCCGGCGGTCTGCGCCGCGGCTCCCGGTATGTCGTACGGGTCGTCGCGGGCGGCGACCAGCTGGCCCGCCAGACGGGGCTCGTGGACGGTCGTGGCCGCCCGATCCGGGGCCTCCCGCCGCAGGTGGTCTCGGGGGCCACCTGCGACGCCGAGGCTGCCTGGCGCGGGGCCTTCCTGGCGCACGGCTCGCTCACCGAGCCGGGCCGCTCCTCCTCCCTGGAGGTGACCTGCCCGGGTCCGGAGGCCGCGCTCGCGCTCGTCGGCGCCGCCCGTCGGCTCTCGATCGCCGCGAAGGCCCGCGAGGTGCGCGGCGTGGACCGCGTGGTCGTCCGTGACGGAGACGCGATCGGCGCGCTGCTCACCCGCCTCGGAGCGCACGAGTCGGTGCTGGCCTGGGAGGAGCGGCGGATGCGCCGCGAGGTCCGCGCCACGGCGAACCGGCTCGCCAACTTCGACGACGCCAACCTGCGCCGCTCGGCCCGTGCCGCCGTCGCCGCCGGGGCCCGTGTGCAGCGCGCCCTGGAGATCCTCGCGGACGAGGTGCCCGAGCACCTCGCGGCCGCCGGACGGCTGCGCATGGAGCACAAGCAGGCCTCCCTGGAGGAGCTGGGCGCGCTCGCCGACCCGCCGCTGACCAAGGACGCCGTCGCCGGCCGTATCCGGCGGCTGCTCGCGATGGCCGACAAGCGGGCCCAGGATCTCGGCATCCCCGGGACGGAGTCCAACCTCACCGAGGAAATGGCGGACAACCTCGCCGGCTGA
- a CDS encoding M14 family metallopeptidase: protein MRRRARAILATGALLLGGAGMAPIAQAQNGGSPKPDANAVKVFHAEITKQQIPLLLAAGQDGHELGDTTWKNGKSAVEVYVTDQQAKKLEKQGVHLTEHTLTAKAEARVESAAQGVFRPYSGKGNLQEEIVKTGAAHPDLAKVVSIGKTVNGQDILALKLTKGAKKTKDGSKPSVLYMSNQHAREWITPEMTRRLMHYYLDNYSTNKRIKKIVDSTELWFVLSANPDGYDYTFKDADARQWRKNLRDVNGDGVISTGDGVDLNRNFAYKWGYDDEGSSPNPTNETYRGASPGSEPETKALDAFEKRIGFTYGINYHSAAELLLYGVGWQVATPTPDDVLYKALAGTPEHSAIPGYHPQVSSELYTTNGEADGHAGNVNGMAMFTPEMSTCQTASDLDPNDAWNAADCASVFTFPDDEKLIEQEFEKNVPFALSVAETAAHPDQPSSAVGLDAPDFTPAPFTTSYSRGADQEVSVVVRKSVRDKELKYRVNGGRTLDMALKAWKGGETYGGKDNLYFDEYRAEVKDGDPGDKVEVWFTGETRSGKKTSSTHFTYTVAQRPSADTLVVAEEGATATQSQAYVDALKANGKKPLVWDVAALGAPDALGVLDHFKTVVHYTGAARPGNATQLQLRAFLNEGGKLIEAGEQAGGNVDLGGGTLSNDFSQYYLGAYSRTSTPGANGFAGSGKLTGFTGALGDAPGNPLNTAGTYGVTSDSLAPAQYPQFASSAGAGQFAGTVNPYGPYAGSYMAAAVHTDDAYKRLTRTIDLTGVSAADKPTLRTQLLWDTEPGYDHAVLEAHTTGADDWTTLPEAGGATSTAVPAECEAGFLVREHPFLKRYLTVSSTGCANTGTSGAWNSFTGASSGWQQVNFDLSAYAGKSVEVSLSYITDPNTGGHGVLADNASLVVGGAATETEGFETSLGPWSASGPPPGSPSVLKDWARYGELFKTYGGVTTDDTVLLGFGLEHVTAAADRAALIKKALGALNS, encoded by the coding sequence ATGAGACGAAGAGCGAGAGCGATCCTCGCTACGGGCGCGCTCCTGCTGGGCGGTGCGGGCATGGCGCCCATCGCCCAGGCGCAGAACGGCGGTTCACCCAAGCCCGACGCGAACGCCGTGAAGGTGTTCCACGCGGAGATCACGAAGCAGCAGATACCCCTGCTGCTCGCGGCCGGGCAGGACGGCCACGAACTCGGCGACACGACGTGGAAGAACGGCAAGAGCGCGGTCGAGGTCTACGTCACCGACCAGCAGGCCAAGAAGCTGGAGAAGCAGGGCGTCCACCTCACCGAGCACACCTTGACGGCCAAGGCCGAGGCGCGGGTGGAGAGCGCGGCCCAGGGCGTGTTCCGCCCGTACAGCGGCAAGGGCAATCTCCAGGAGGAGATCGTCAAGACCGGCGCCGCCCACCCCGACCTCGCCAAGGTCGTCTCCATCGGCAAGACGGTCAACGGCCAGGACATCCTCGCGCTCAAACTGACCAAGGGCGCGAAGAAGACCAAGGACGGCTCCAAGCCGTCCGTGCTGTACATGTCCAACCAGCACGCGCGCGAGTGGATCACGCCCGAGATGACACGGCGTCTGATGCACTACTACTTGGACAACTACTCCACGAACAAACGCATCAAGAAGATCGTCGACTCCACCGAGCTGTGGTTCGTCCTGTCGGCCAACCCCGACGGCTACGACTACACGTTCAAGGACGCCGACGCCCGCCAGTGGCGCAAGAACCTGCGGGACGTGAACGGCGACGGGGTCATCTCCACCGGTGACGGTGTCGACCTCAACCGCAACTTCGCCTACAAGTGGGGCTACGACGACGAGGGTTCGTCACCCAACCCCACCAATGAGACCTACCGCGGCGCGAGCCCCGGCTCCGAGCCCGAGACCAAGGCGCTCGACGCCTTCGAGAAGCGGATCGGTTTCACGTACGGCATCAACTACCACTCCGCCGCCGAACTGCTCCTCTACGGAGTGGGCTGGCAGGTGGCGACGCCCACCCCGGACGACGTGCTCTACAAGGCGCTCGCCGGAACCCCCGAGCACTCCGCGATCCCGGGCTACCACCCCCAGGTCTCCTCGGAGCTCTACACGACCAACGGCGAGGCGGACGGCCACGCGGGCAACGTCAACGGCATGGCGATGTTCACCCCCGAGATGTCGACCTGTCAGACCGCCTCGGACCTCGACCCGAACGACGCCTGGAACGCGGCCGACTGCGCCTCGGTCTTCACCTTCCCTGACGACGAGAAGCTGATCGAGCAGGAGTTCGAGAAGAACGTCCCGTTCGCGCTCTCCGTCGCCGAGACCGCGGCCCACCCCGACCAGCCGTCGTCCGCGGTGGGCCTCGACGCACCCGACTTCACCCCGGCCCCCTTCACGACGTCGTACTCCCGCGGCGCCGACCAGGAGGTCTCCGTCGTCGTCCGCAAGTCCGTACGCGACAAGGAGCTCAAGTACCGCGTCAACGGCGGCCGTACGCTGGACATGGCGCTCAAGGCCTGGAAGGGCGGCGAGACCTACGGCGGCAAGGACAACCTCTACTTCGACGAGTACCGCGCCGAGGTGAAGGACGGCGACCCCGGCGACAAGGTCGAGGTGTGGTTCACCGGTGAGACCAGGAGCGGCAAGAAGACCTCCAGTACGCACTTCACGTACACCGTGGCCCAGCGGCCCAGTGCCGACACGCTGGTCGTCGCCGAGGAGGGCGCGACCGCCACGCAGTCCCAGGCCTACGTCGATGCCTTGAAGGCCAACGGCAAGAAGCCCCTCGTCTGGGACGTGGCGGCCCTGGGCGCGCCCGACGCGCTCGGCGTGCTCGACCACTTCAAGACGGTCGTCCACTACACCGGCGCCGCACGGCCGGGCAACGCCACCCAGCTCCAACTGCGCGCCTTCCTCAACGAGGGCGGCAAGCTGATCGAGGCGGGCGAGCAGGCCGGCGGCAACGTCGACCTAGGCGGCGGCACCCTTTCGAACGACTTCAGCCAGTACTACCTGGGTGCCTACTCCCGTACGTCCACTCCGGGGGCCAACGGATTCGCCGGCTCCGGAAAGCTCACCGGCTTCACGGGAGCGCTCGGCGACGCGCCCGGCAATCCGCTGAACACGGCGGGTACCTACGGCGTCACCTCGGACTCACTGGCGCCCGCGCAGTACCCGCAGTTCGCGTCGAGCGCGGGAGCGGGTCAGTTCGCCGGGACGGTCAACCCGTACGGGCCCTACGCGGGCTCGTACATGGCCGCCGCCGTGCACACCGACGACGCCTACAAGCGCCTCACCCGGACCATCGACCTCACCGGTGTCAGCGCCGCCGACAAGCCGACGCTGCGCACCCAACTCCTGTGGGACACCGAGCCCGGCTACGACCACGCCGTGCTCGAGGCCCACACCACCGGGGCCGACGACTGGACGACGCTCCCCGAGGCGGGCGGCGCCACCAGCACCGCGGTCCCCGCGGAGTGCGAGGCCGGATTCCTGGTCAGGGAGCACCCGTTCCTCAAGCGGTACCTGACGGTGAGTTCCACCGGCTGCGCCAACACCGGTACCAGCGGGGCGTGGAACAGCTTCACCGGCGCCTCCAGCGGCTGGCAGCAGGTCAACTTCGACCTCAGCGCGTACGCCGGCAAGTCGGTCGAGGTGTCGCTGAGCTACATCACCGACCCGAACACCGGTGGTCACGGCGTCCTCGCGGACAACGCCTCCCTCGTCGTCGGCGGGGCGGCCACCGAGACCGAGGGCTTCGAGACCTCCCTCGGGCCCTGGAGCGCCTCCGGACCGCCTCCGGGCAGTCCCTCCGTGCTCAAGGACTGGGCGCGGTACGGAGAGCTGTTCAAGACGTACGGCGGAGTCACCACGGACGACACGGTGCTGCTGGGCTTCGGCCTGGAGCACGTCACCGCGGCGGCCGACCGTGCGGCCCTCATCAAGAAGGCGCTCGGGGCGCTGAACAGCTAA
- the gap gene encoding type I glyceraldehyde-3-phosphate dehydrogenase, with the protein MTIRVGINGFGRIGRNYFRALLEQGADIEIVAVNDLGDTATTAHLLKYDTILGRLKAEVSHTADTITVDGHTIKVLSERNPADIPWGELGVDIVIESTGIFTKKADAEKHIAGGAKKVLISAPAKDEDITIVMGVNQDKYDPAQHHIISNASCTTNCVAPMAKVLDENFGIVKGLMTTVHAYTNDQRILDFPHSDLRRARAAAENIIPTTTGAAKATALVLPQLKGKLDGIAMRVPVPTGSATDLVVTLQREVTKDEVNAAFKKASDDGDLKGYLSYTEDPIVSSDIVGDPASCTFDSSLTMVQEGNSVKILGWYDNEWGYSNRLVDLTVFVGGQL; encoded by the coding sequence GTGACGATCCGCGTAGGCATCAACGGCTTTGGCCGCATCGGTCGTAACTACTTCCGCGCGCTGCTGGAGCAGGGTGCTGACATCGAGATCGTGGCTGTCAACGACCTGGGTGACACCGCGACCACCGCTCACCTGCTGAAGTACGACACCATCCTGGGCCGCCTCAAGGCCGAGGTGTCGCACACCGCCGACACGATCACCGTCGACGGCCACACCATCAAGGTGCTCTCCGAGCGCAACCCCGCCGACATCCCGTGGGGCGAGCTGGGCGTCGACATCGTCATCGAGTCGACCGGCATCTTCACCAAGAAGGCCGACGCCGAGAAGCACATCGCGGGCGGCGCCAAGAAGGTCCTGATCTCGGCTCCGGCCAAGGACGAGGACATCACCATCGTGATGGGCGTCAACCAGGACAAGTACGACCCGGCGCAGCACCACATCATCTCCAACGCCTCCTGCACCACCAACTGTGTGGCGCCGATGGCCAAGGTGCTCGACGAGAACTTCGGCATCGTCAAGGGCCTGATGACGACGGTCCACGCGTACACGAACGACCAGCGCATCCTGGACTTCCCGCACTCGGACCTGCGCCGCGCCCGCGCCGCCGCCGAGAACATCATCCCGACCACGACCGGTGCCGCCAAGGCCACCGCCCTGGTCCTGCCGCAGCTCAAGGGCAAGCTCGACGGCATCGCGATGCGCGTCCCGGTCCCGACCGGCTCGGCCACCGACCTGGTCGTGACGCTGCAGCGCGAGGTCACCAAGGACGAGGTCAACGCCGCGTTCAAGAAGGCCTCCGACGACGGCGACCTCAAGGGCTACCTGTCGTACACCGAGGACCCGATCGTCTCCTCGGACATCGTCGGCGACCCGGCGTCCTGCACCTTCGACTCCTCCCTGACGATGGTTCAGGAGGGCAACTCGGTGAAGATCCTCGGCTGGTACGACAACGAGTGGGGCTACTCCAACCGCCTCGTCGACCTCACGGTCTTCGTCGGCGGCCAGCTCTAA